One region of Gossypium raimondii isolate GPD5lz chromosome 6, ASM2569854v1, whole genome shotgun sequence genomic DNA includes:
- the LOC105773435 gene encoding glutathione hydrolase 3 isoform X1, whose protein sequence is MGRHNMEAPLLDEKNNNRNIIRNTALCFFFLLLTLSSLIFRDDFSYLLVKGGNKYNERVEVGGPDSVESDQGVVAADDARCSKIGALMLKKGGHAVDAAVATALCVGVVNPMASGIGGGAFMVVRSSSTSQVQAFDARETAPLAASQNMYENDMRTKYYGPLSMGVPGEIAGLHEAWLRYGRLDWKTLFEPAIKLAKEGFMTAPYLGLSIAEHELLIMNDPGLKQVFAPEGKLLQAGEKCYNVELAHTLEEVAEQGPWVLYNGTIGEKLVKDVRQVGGILTMEDLRNYKVEVTDAMAANVMNYTIYGMPPPSSGTLGLSLVLNIFDSYGSADAAKGDLGVHRLIEALKHMFAERMNLGDPDFVDITKYVSEMLSVTFAKQIQEKIIDNTTFPANYYMYRWSQLRDHGTSHFCVVDAERNAVSMTTTVNYPFGAGVLSPSTGIIVNNEMGDFSAPTEISPDMLPPAPANFIRPNKRPLSSMTPLIITKDNQLAGVIGGSGGMNIIPAVTQVFLNHFVLGMEPLAAVQHPRIYHKLIPNLVYYENWTVIDGDHIELADETKIFLREKGHELRAKSGGAIVQFVVQALQKDIERGRKFGKDLYIFHGTLTAVSDPRKDGKPAAV, encoded by the exons ATGGGGAGACATAACATGGAAGCTCCTCTTTTAGATGAGAAGAACAACAACAGAAACATTATTCGGAACACTGCTCTCtgcttcttctttcttcttttaacCCTTTCAA GCCTTATATTCAGAGACGACTTTAGCTACTTGTTGGTTAAAGGAGGAAACAAGTACAATGAAAGGGTTGAAGTTGGTGGCCCCGACAGTGTCGAGTCAGATCAGGGCGTTGTTGCCGCTGATGATGCTCGTTGTTCTAAAATCGGTGCCCTTATGCTCAAGAAAGGAGGGCACGCGGTGGATGCAGCGGTGGCAACGGCATTGTGCGTTGGAGTCGTCAACCCAATGGCTAGTGGAATTGGAGGTGGAGCTTTCATGGTGGTTAGGTCTTCATCGACTTCACAAGTCCAAGCCTTTGATGCCAGAGAAACAGCTCCCTTAGCCGCTTCACAG AACATGTACGAGAATGATATGAGAACCAAGTACTATGGTCCATTGTCAATGGGAGTTCCTGGTGAAATTGCTGGCCTTCATGAAGCTTGGTTGAGATATGGTCGATTAGATTGGAAGACACTATTTGAGCCTGCAATAAAACTAGCTAAAGAGGGATTTATGACTGCTCCTTATCTTGGATTAAGTATTGCTGAGCACGAGCTGCTGATCATGAATGATCCCGGCTTAAAGCAGGTGTTTGCACCAGAGGGGAAGCTGTTACAAGCAGGTGAAAAATGCTATAATGTAGAGCTAGCCCACACCCTTGAGGAAGTGGCAGAACAAGGACCATGGGTTTTATATAATGGAACTATAGGAGAGAAATTGGTAAAAGATGTGAGACAGGTTGGTGGGATTTTGACAATGGAGGATTTAAGGAATTACAAGGTAGAGGTTACAGATGCAATGGCTGCAAATGTGATGAATTACACTATATATGGAATGCCACCTCCTTCAAGTGGAACACTTGGGCTGTCTCTG GTTTTGAACATCTTCGACAGCTATGGAAGTGCCGATGCCGCAAAGGGCGATCTTGGAGTGCATCGCCTGATTGAAGCATTGAAACACATGTTTGCTGAAAGAATGAACTTGGGTGACCCTGATTTTGTTGACATTACCAAATATGTATCTGAAATGCTTTCTGTTACTTTTGCAAAGCAAATTCAGGAAAAGATAATTGACAACACCACTTTCCCTGCAAACTATTATATGTACAG ATGGAGTCAACTCAGAGACCATGGAACTAGCCATTTCTGCGTCGTAGATGCAGAACGTAATGCCGTATCGATGACCACCACTGTAAATTACCCTTTCGGAGCTGGAGTGTTATCGCCTTCCACCGGGATCATTGTTAACAATGAGATGGGTGATTTCTCAGCACCAACAGAGATATCTCCAGATATGCTCCCTCCTGCTCCTGCAAATTTTATTAGACCAAACAAGAGACCTCTATCTTCCATGACACCACTTATTATTACCAAg GATAATCAGCTGGCAGGAGTGATTGGTGGCAGTGGTGGAATGAACATAATACCAGCAGTAACCCAGGTTTTCCTAAATCATTTTGTATTGGGGATGGAACCTTTAGCTGCAGTTCAACATCCAAGAATCTACCACAAG CTAATACCAAACCTAGTTTATTACGAAAACTGGACTGTGATTGATGGGGATCACATCGAGCTTGCAGATGAGACAAAGATTTTCCTGAGAGAGAAGGGGCATGAGCTGCGGGCCAAGTCAGGTGGGGCTATCGTCCAGTTTGTTGTTCAAGCCCTCCAGAAAGACATAGAAAGGGGCcgaaaatttggaaaagatttatatatatttcatggAACATTAACTGCTGTTAGTGACCCTAGAAAAGATGGAAAGCCAGCAGCCGTCTGA
- the LOC105773435 gene encoding glutathione hydrolase 3 isoform X2 translates to MGRHNMEAPLLDEKNNNRNIIRNTALCFFFLLLTLSSLIFRDDFSYLLVKGGNKYNERVEVGGPDSVESDQGVVAADDARCSKIGALMLKKGGHAVDAAVATALCVGVVNPMASGIGGGAFMVVRSSSTSQVQAFDARETAPLAASQNMYENDMRTKYYGPLSMGVPGEIAGLHEAWLRYGRLDWKTLFEPAIKLAKEGFMTAPYLGLSIAEHELLIMNDPGLKQVFAPEGKLLQAGEKCYNVELAHTLEEVAEQGPWVLYNGTIGEKLVKDVRQVGGILTMEDLRNYKVEVTDAMAANVMNYTIYGMPPPSSGTLGLSLVLNIFDSYGSADAAKGDLGVHRLIEALKHMFAERMNLGDPDFVDITKYVSEMLSVTFAKQIQEKIIDNTTFPANYYMYRWSQLRDHGTSHFCVVDAERNAVSMTTTVNYPFGAGVLSPSTGIIVNNEMGDFSAPTEISPDMLPPAPANFIRPNKRPLSSMTPLIITKLAGVIGGSGGMNIIPAVTQVFLNHFVLGMEPLAAVQHPRIYHKLIPNLVYYENWTVIDGDHIELADETKIFLREKGHELRAKSGGAIVQFVVQALQKDIERGRKFGKDLYIFHGTLTAVSDPRKDGKPAAV, encoded by the exons ATGGGGAGACATAACATGGAAGCTCCTCTTTTAGATGAGAAGAACAACAACAGAAACATTATTCGGAACACTGCTCTCtgcttcttctttcttcttttaacCCTTTCAA GCCTTATATTCAGAGACGACTTTAGCTACTTGTTGGTTAAAGGAGGAAACAAGTACAATGAAAGGGTTGAAGTTGGTGGCCCCGACAGTGTCGAGTCAGATCAGGGCGTTGTTGCCGCTGATGATGCTCGTTGTTCTAAAATCGGTGCCCTTATGCTCAAGAAAGGAGGGCACGCGGTGGATGCAGCGGTGGCAACGGCATTGTGCGTTGGAGTCGTCAACCCAATGGCTAGTGGAATTGGAGGTGGAGCTTTCATGGTGGTTAGGTCTTCATCGACTTCACAAGTCCAAGCCTTTGATGCCAGAGAAACAGCTCCCTTAGCCGCTTCACAG AACATGTACGAGAATGATATGAGAACCAAGTACTATGGTCCATTGTCAATGGGAGTTCCTGGTGAAATTGCTGGCCTTCATGAAGCTTGGTTGAGATATGGTCGATTAGATTGGAAGACACTATTTGAGCCTGCAATAAAACTAGCTAAAGAGGGATTTATGACTGCTCCTTATCTTGGATTAAGTATTGCTGAGCACGAGCTGCTGATCATGAATGATCCCGGCTTAAAGCAGGTGTTTGCACCAGAGGGGAAGCTGTTACAAGCAGGTGAAAAATGCTATAATGTAGAGCTAGCCCACACCCTTGAGGAAGTGGCAGAACAAGGACCATGGGTTTTATATAATGGAACTATAGGAGAGAAATTGGTAAAAGATGTGAGACAGGTTGGTGGGATTTTGACAATGGAGGATTTAAGGAATTACAAGGTAGAGGTTACAGATGCAATGGCTGCAAATGTGATGAATTACACTATATATGGAATGCCACCTCCTTCAAGTGGAACACTTGGGCTGTCTCTG GTTTTGAACATCTTCGACAGCTATGGAAGTGCCGATGCCGCAAAGGGCGATCTTGGAGTGCATCGCCTGATTGAAGCATTGAAACACATGTTTGCTGAAAGAATGAACTTGGGTGACCCTGATTTTGTTGACATTACCAAATATGTATCTGAAATGCTTTCTGTTACTTTTGCAAAGCAAATTCAGGAAAAGATAATTGACAACACCACTTTCCCTGCAAACTATTATATGTACAG ATGGAGTCAACTCAGAGACCATGGAACTAGCCATTTCTGCGTCGTAGATGCAGAACGTAATGCCGTATCGATGACCACCACTGTAAATTACCCTTTCGGAGCTGGAGTGTTATCGCCTTCCACCGGGATCATTGTTAACAATGAGATGGGTGATTTCTCAGCACCAACAGAGATATCTCCAGATATGCTCCCTCCTGCTCCTGCAAATTTTATTAGACCAAACAAGAGACCTCTATCTTCCATGACACCACTTATTATTACCAAg CTGGCAGGAGTGATTGGTGGCAGTGGTGGAATGAACATAATACCAGCAGTAACCCAGGTTTTCCTAAATCATTTTGTATTGGGGATGGAACCTTTAGCTGCAGTTCAACATCCAAGAATCTACCACAAG CTAATACCAAACCTAGTTTATTACGAAAACTGGACTGTGATTGATGGGGATCACATCGAGCTTGCAGATGAGACAAAGATTTTCCTGAGAGAGAAGGGGCATGAGCTGCGGGCCAAGTCAGGTGGGGCTATCGTCCAGTTTGTTGTTCAAGCCCTCCAGAAAGACATAGAAAGGGGCcgaaaatttggaaaagatttatatatatttcatggAACATTAACTGCTGTTAGTGACCCTAGAAAAGATGGAAAGCCAGCAGCCGTCTGA